One Bacteroidota bacterium genomic window carries:
- the gldN gene encoding gliding motility protein GldN → MRKYAVILVGFFALSTFVSAQDQLTEIYVKEHIPNKKAVPYEYIREADVMWSKVVYRMVDLRQTQNMVLYYPTKPIGNRMNFIDLLFQGIQNEGIRAFSTMDPVNEFTNQMTLDDIEKVFDSGVDTVSTVDPFTGQVITQIVPRERKTDQVKKLLIKEKWFFDKNHSVMKVRIIGICPLRVYYRTDDQGVETDELLQKKTFWVYFPEIRPLLANHEMYNRFNDSQSISFDDFFMQRRFNSHIFSVSNVYDNRNINAYTVGVDALLEAEQLKTWLFNIEHDLWEY, encoded by the coding sequence ATGAGAAAGTACGCTGTTATTTTAGTAGGTTTTTTTGCCTTAAGCACCTTTGTGTCGGCACAAGACCAGCTCACAGAGATATACGTGAAAGAGCATATTCCCAATAAAAAAGCTGTTCCCTATGAATACATTCGCGAAGCCGATGTGATGTGGTCGAAAGTGGTATACCGTATGGTCGACTTAAGGCAAACCCAGAACATGGTTTTGTACTACCCAACAAAGCCCATTGGTAACCGCATGAATTTTATCGATCTGCTTTTTCAGGGAATTCAAAATGAAGGCATACGTGCTTTTTCAACTATGGATCCGGTGAATGAATTTACAAACCAGATGACTTTGGACGATATTGAGAAAGTATTCGATTCTGGTGTGGATACTGTTTCAACTGTGGATCCTTTTACAGGTCAGGTGATTACTCAGATAGTGCCGCGCGAGCGTAAAACCGACCAGGTGAAGAAGTTGTTGATAAAGGAAAAATGGTTTTTTGATAAGAATCATTCAGTAATGAAAGTGCGTATCATTGGTATCTGTCCGCTACGTGTGTATTACCGTACCGACGATCAGGGAGTTGAAACCGATGAATTGCTTCAAAAGAAAACCTTCTGGGTTTATTTCCCCGAAATACGTCCCCTGCTTGCCAACCACGAAATGTATAACCGTTTTAATGATTCGCAGAGTATCTCGTTCGACGATTTTTTTATGCAACGTAGGTTTAACAGCCATATTTTCTCTGTTTCCAATGTGTACGATAACCGCAATATCAATGCCTACACCGTAGGGGTCGATGCTTTGCTGGAAGCAGAACAACTTAAAACTTGGCTGTTTAATATCGAACACGACTTGTGGGAATATTAA
- a CDS encoding formimidoylglutamase — protein sequence MNLLDYIDPVELDKPEEYHIASDELLSRKITIHTPSFNTDDLSRFQLAILGVPEDRNSFNKGASLAPDRIRSELYKLVSPVSKTSIIDLGNLKAGNTFNDTYVALKEVVYRLLCDNIIVVLIGGTQELTLPAFQAFENYQEKINLTVFDSRIDSQKAALRPNADSFVFELLLKKRKLFRFVHAGHQAYLTEKHSLELLNKLFHEAIRLGEVRSDLKKIEPVLRDTDLVSFDMGCIRQSDSPGHFRPSPNGFYAEEACQLARYSGGGDQVRLFGVFESNPRFDQHEQSAALTAQLIWHFIEGVEHRCPETPNSEDNDFKTFIVGHSDLDYDMVFYKSQKTERWWLEIPNLKGEAPLVVSCSHDDYVAASNHEVPNLWWKYFQKLG from the coding sequence ATGAATCTGCTTGATTACATCGATCCGGTCGAACTCGATAAACCCGAAGAATATCATATCGCTAGCGATGAACTGTTAAGCAGAAAAATAACAATTCATACTCCAAGTTTTAATACGGACGACCTTAGCCGGTTTCAGCTGGCTATTCTGGGGGTCCCCGAGGATAGGAACTCCTTTAACAAGGGAGCATCACTGGCACCCGACCGCATACGAAGCGAACTTTATAAATTGGTAAGCCCGGTTTCGAAAACCTCTATCATTGATCTCGGAAATCTTAAAGCAGGCAATACTTTTAACGACACCTACGTGGCTCTCAAAGAGGTTGTTTATCGTCTTTTATGCGATAATATCATAGTAGTGCTAATAGGGGGTACACAGGAATTAACCCTGCCTGCCTTTCAGGCTTTTGAAAACTATCAGGAAAAAATTAACCTCACCGTATTCGATTCGCGCATCGACTCCCAGAAAGCAGCATTGCGACCCAATGCCGATTCTTTTGTGTTTGAATTGTTGCTGAAGAAAAGAAAACTCTTTCGCTTTGTACATGCCGGACATCAGGCCTATTTAACCGAAAAACATAGTCTGGAACTGTTAAACAAACTGTTTCACGAAGCAATCCGCCTGGGCGAAGTACGAAGCGACCTGAAGAAAATAGAACCTGTTTTACGCGATACTGACCTTGTCAGCTTTGACATGGGTTGTATAAGGCAATCGGATTCACCCGGTCATTTTCGGCCTTCTCCAAATGGTTTCTATGCAGAAGAAGCTTGCCAATTAGCACGCTATTCAGGCGGTGGCGACCAGGTAAGACTTTTTGGGGTTTTTGAATCGAATCCTCGCTTCGATCAGCACGAACAAAGCGCTGCACTGACCGCGCAATTGATCTGGCACTTTATCGAAGGTGTCGAACATCGATGCCCGGAGACCCCTAATTCTGAAGACAATGATTTTAAAACTTTTATTGTGGGCCATTCCGATTTAGATTACGACATGGTGTTCTATAAAAGCCAAAAAACTGAACGATGGTGGTTGGAAATACCCAATCTAAAAGGCGAGGCCCCTCTTGTTGTTTCTTGCTCGCACGACGATTATGTAGCCGCCAGTAACCACGAGGTTCCAAACTTATGGTGGAAGTATTTTCAAAAATTAGGCTAA
- the topA gene encoding type I DNA topoisomerase yields MIENLVIVESPAKAKTIEGFLGKDFQVTSSMGHIRDLSKKEYGIEINNGYKPQYIVPNEKKKIVAELKKLAKEAKIVWLASDEDREGEAIAWHLAEELKLNPKTTRRIVFHEITKKAIQESIQNYRNIDIDLVNAQQARRVLDRLVGFELSPVLWKKVKPSLSAGRVQSVAVRLVVEREREIINFKSLASYRVQAIFDLNESKSKLEAELDRRFDTEQEASAFLEKCVQAVFTVQDITKKPSKKSPAAPFTTSTLQQEASRKLGYSVSQTMTLAQKLYEAGHITYMRTDSVNLSDFALEAAQEVITTEYGKEYHEKRVYKSKSKGAQEAHEAIRPTYIEKKSIQAGNSEQRLYELIRKRTLASQMSDAQLEKTNVGIGISNASEQFVAQGEVLKFDGFLKVYIESTDDDTDQEEKGLLPPVKSGQVLEQNQILATQRFSHHPPRYTEASLVRKLEELGIGRPSTYAPTITTIISRGYVIKEDRAGTERKYVQLSLKAKKVSKEIKTENTGAEKAKLFPDNIGMIVNDFLLENFKNILDFNFTASVEKQFDEIASGKGNWQQMIDEFYKPFHTQVETTMAVSEYSKGERQLGIDPESGKLVIARLGRYGPVVQIGEQASETNEKPRFASLLKGQHLESITLEEALSLFRLPRSLGEFEGKEMTVSIGRFGPYIRHDNKFVSLQKDVDDPYTIEVSRAIELIEEKRVKDQNKFIKTFDEQPELQVLNGRYGPYIALGKKNYKIPKSMLPASLTREDCLKIIAEADKAPVKKKPRTKK; encoded by the coding sequence ATGATTGAAAATCTGGTTATTGTTGAGTCGCCTGCCAAGGCTAAAACTATTGAGGGGTTCCTGGGTAAGGATTTTCAGGTTACATCAAGTATGGGGCATATTCGCGATTTATCGAAAAAGGAATATGGTATTGAAATTAACAATGGTTATAAGCCACAATATATTGTCCCTAACGAAAAAAAGAAAATTGTAGCGGAGTTAAAAAAACTGGCCAAGGAAGCCAAGATCGTCTGGCTTGCTTCCGACGAAGACCGCGAGGGAGAAGCCATTGCCTGGCACCTGGCCGAGGAACTAAAACTGAACCCTAAAACCACCCGACGAATTGTTTTCCACGAAATCACTAAAAAGGCTATTCAGGAATCGATTCAAAATTACCGCAACATCGATATTGACCTTGTAAATGCCCAGCAAGCCCGCAGAGTTCTGGACCGCCTGGTGGGTTTTGAACTTTCGCCGGTGTTATGGAAGAAAGTAAAGCCCAGTTTATCGGCTGGCAGGGTGCAAAGTGTGGCTGTAAGATTGGTTGTCGAACGCGAAAGGGAGATTATCAATTTTAAATCTCTTGCCAGCTATCGGGTACAAGCCATTTTCGACCTTAACGAGAGTAAAAGTAAACTGGAAGCAGAACTCGACAGACGTTTCGATACCGAGCAAGAAGCTTCGGCTTTTCTCGAAAAATGTGTACAGGCTGTTTTTACCGTGCAAGACATCACCAAAAAGCCTTCGAAAAAATCTCCGGCTGCTCCTTTTACTACTTCAACCCTTCAACAGGAAGCTAGTCGCAAGCTTGGTTATTCAGTGTCGCAAACCATGACCCTCGCCCAAAAGCTTTACGAAGCCGGGCATATTACCTACATGCGTACAGATTCGGTAAACCTTTCGGATTTTGCTCTTGAAGCAGCTCAGGAGGTTATTACCACTGAGTATGGAAAAGAGTATCACGAAAAAAGAGTGTATAAAAGCAAATCGAAAGGAGCGCAAGAGGCACACGAAGCCATTCGCCCTACTTATATCGAAAAAAAATCCATTCAGGCAGGAAATTCAGAACAACGCCTGTATGAACTCATTCGTAAACGTACACTTGCTTCACAAATGAGCGATGCCCAATTGGAAAAAACCAACGTGGGCATAGGAATATCCAATGCAAGCGAGCAATTCGTTGCGCAGGGTGAGGTATTAAAGTTCGATGGTTTTTTAAAGGTTTATATCGAATCGACCGACGACGACACCGACCAGGAAGAAAAGGGATTATTGCCCCCAGTAAAGTCCGGCCAGGTGTTGGAACAAAACCAGATATTGGCTACCCAGCGGTTTTCGCATCATCCGCCCCGCTATACCGAGGCCAGTCTGGTGCGCAAACTCGAAGAGCTGGGCATCGGTCGGCCTTCGACCTACGCCCCTACCATTACAACCATCATTAGCAGAGGCTATGTAATTAAGGAAGACCGTGCGGGCACGGAAAGAAAATATGTTCAGCTTAGTCTGAAAGCCAAAAAAGTAAGTAAGGAGATAAAAACCGAAAATACAGGGGCCGAAAAAGCTAAATTGTTTCCCGATAACATTGGCATGATTGTGAATGACTTCCTGCTCGAAAACTTTAAGAACATCCTCGATTTTAACTTTACTGCAAGTGTTGAAAAGCAATTCGACGAAATTGCAAGTGGTAAGGGCAACTGGCAACAAATGATCGATGAGTTTTACAAACCCTTTCATACTCAGGTCGAAACAACCATGGCGGTTTCCGAGTACTCCAAAGGAGAACGCCAGTTGGGCATCGATCCCGAATCGGGCAAACTTGTCATTGCCCGCCTGGGAAGGTATGGCCCAGTAGTTCAGATCGGCGAACAGGCATCAGAAACAAACGAAAAACCGCGTTTTGCCAGTTTGCTGAAAGGCCAGCACCTCGAATCTATTACCCTGGAGGAGGCTTTGTCACTTTTCAGGCTTCCACGCTCCCTGGGTGAGTTCGAAGGCAAGGAAATGACAGTGTCCATCGGACGGTTTGGGCCCTATATCCGCCACGACAATAAATTTGTTTCTCTCCAGAAAGATGTGGACGATCCCTATACTATCGAAGTTTCACGTGCCATTGAGCTAATCGAAGAAAAAAGGGTAAAAGATCAGAATAAGTTCATTAAAACCTTCGACGAACAACCCGAGTTGCAGGTGCTTAATGGCCGCTATGGCCCTTATATCGCTTTAGGCAAGAAGAATTACAAAATTCCGAAATCCATGCTGCCCGCCAGTCTTACCAGGGAAGATTGTTTAAAGATTATTGCCGAAGCTGACAAGGCGCCTGTAAAAAAGAAACCCAGAACCAAAAAATAG
- a CDS encoding mannose-1-phosphate guanylyltransferase: MNQKNYCVIMAGGVGSRFWPFSRTQKPKQFLDILGTGQSLLQSTYERFNRIIPKENILIVSNADYADIILEQLPGISKDQLLLEPMRRNTAPCIAFANHKIKSIQPDANIVVSPADHIILKEIEFLNVVKNGLDFIENNNALLTLGIQPSRPETGYGYIQITEEKQAVTLNKSFRKVKTFTEKPNLEFARKFIESGDFYWNSGMFFWSLSTINKAFETHLPDVNHLFEEGSGLFNTPKEADFIQSTYSKCKSISIDYGIMEKSDNVHVLCADIGWSDLGTWGSLYDISEKDSENNVKKGSGIFLYEAQDCLISMPNNKIAVIQGLEDSIVVDTEDVLLICKKQEEQRIKQFVNDVKLEKGEEFV, from the coding sequence ATGAACCAAAAAAACTATTGCGTGATTATGGCCGGTGGCGTTGGTAGCAGATTCTGGCCTTTCAGCCGCACGCAAAAGCCAAAGCAATTTCTTGATATATTAGGAACCGGGCAGAGTTTACTGCAATCGACCTACGAACGCTTTAACAGAATAATACCCAAAGAAAATATTCTCATTGTATCCAATGCCGATTATGCCGACATCATTCTAGAGCAGTTACCCGGCATTTCAAAAGATCAGTTATTGCTTGAACCCATGCGCCGTAACACAGCTCCATGCATTGCTTTTGCCAATCATAAAATTAAATCAATCCAGCCCGATGCCAATATTGTGGTTTCGCCAGCCGATCATATCATTCTCAAAGAAATTGAATTCCTGAATGTTGTAAAGAACGGCTTGGATTTTATCGAGAATAACAATGCCCTTCTTACATTGGGTATACAACCATCGAGACCTGAAACAGGTTATGGATACATTCAAATTACCGAAGAAAAACAAGCCGTTACTTTAAATAAAAGCTTCCGAAAAGTAAAAACCTTTACTGAAAAACCCAACCTCGAATTTGCCCGTAAATTCATCGAAAGTGGCGATTTCTATTGGAATTCAGGGATGTTCTTCTGGTCATTGAGCACCATAAATAAAGCCTTTGAAACCCATCTGCCCGATGTCAATCATCTTTTTGAGGAGGGAAGTGGATTATTTAATACGCCAAAAGAAGCTGATTTTATTCAATCTACTTATTCGAAATGTAAAAGCATTTCCATTGATTATGGAATTATGGAAAAATCCGATAATGTGCATGTGCTTTGTGCCGACATAGGTTGGTCTGATCTGGGTACCTGGGGTTCGTTATATGATATTTCTGAAAAAGACAGTGAAAACAATGTCAAGAAAGGTTCCGGTATTTTTCTTTACGAAGCACAGGATTGCCTGATATCTATGCCGAACAATAAAATTGCTGTAATACAAGGTTTAGAAGACTCTATTGTTGTTGATACAGAGGATGTTCTGCTAATTTGCAAGAAACAGGAAGAGCAGCGGATAAAACAATTTGTGAACGACGTAAAACTTGAAAAAGGCGAAGAATTTGTCTAA
- a CDS encoding PorP/SprF family type IX secretion system membrane protein — protein MKKLVFLLIAISTVGYTLAQQLPNVSYFMYDHARTNPGSLGSKDMICASLILKRSYIDFGEGAPSNEFLNAEVPFKLFGAKHGVGISAFTDKIGFYNDVDVKLGYAFRFNVAEGTLGIGISGGVRQKTLDASKWQYGANGDELDPNIPQGTQENIFGFGFGAGLFYRSEDIYLGASVSNIYPSDIEYDESTAIEDMQPHYYITAGYTFQLANPAFEVEPAVLIFSDNLISTTFDLNATLTYNKKIWGGVSYRAGSAVAAMAGLMILDGLKVGLAYDYPTSALSNGSFEVLLNYCFSVGGEKSPQRYRSIRYL, from the coding sequence ATGAAAAAGCTAGTTTTTCTTCTCATTGCAATCAGTACAGTAGGTTATACTCTTGCACAACAATTGCCTAATGTGAGCTATTTTATGTACGATCATGCCAGAACAAATCCGGGTAGCTTGGGAAGCAAAGATATGATTTGCGCTTCGCTCATCTTAAAACGATCGTATATTGATTTTGGGGAAGGCGCCCCCAGTAACGAATTTTTAAATGCTGAGGTGCCATTTAAACTATTTGGTGCAAAACATGGAGTAGGTATTTCAGCCTTTACCGATAAAATAGGTTTTTATAACGATGTTGATGTGAAACTTGGATATGCTTTTAGGTTTAATGTGGCCGAAGGAACACTTGGTATTGGCATATCCGGAGGAGTAAGGCAAAAAACCCTCGATGCTTCGAAATGGCAGTATGGTGCCAATGGCGATGAGTTGGATCCTAATATTCCCCAGGGAACTCAGGAGAATATTTTTGGTTTTGGTTTTGGGGCGGGTTTATTTTACCGTTCAGAAGACATTTATCTAGGTGCCTCTGTAAGCAATATCTACCCTTCGGATATTGAATACGATGAAAGCACAGCCATTGAAGACATGCAACCTCACTATTATATTACAGCCGGATACACTTTTCAGTTAGCCAATCCGGCATTTGAGGTCGAACCGGCTGTTTTAATTTTTAGCGATAACCTTATTTCCACTACCTTTGATTTAAATGCAACCCTCACATACAATAAAAAAATATGGGGTGGCGTTTCCTATAGAGCCGGAAGTGCAGTTGCTGCCATGGCAGGATTAATGATACTCGATGGACTCAAAGTAGGACTGGCATATGATTATCCAACCTCGGCGCTTTCCAATGGTAGTTTCGAGGTTTTATTAAACTATTGTTTTAGTGTTGGAGGAGAAAAAAGCCCTCAACGTTACAGAAGTATCCGGTATTTGTAA
- a CDS encoding SUMF1/EgtB/PvdO family nonheme iron enzyme — protein MKKLISLGFVLAVLIISSCSNYKTGELTGVPGRARYFEPDPFGMVFIPQGSFTMGINDQSVPWAQNDYTRTVTVDPFWMDETEITNNEYRQFVYWVRDSIMRRMLGEQIDDFVISEDALGNPIEPPSINWEVRIDFGDEEISEILSEMFYPNEERFFNAKEYDTRKLLYEYFWIDLKQAAARGNRFNFSTKEYDGYVTNSDGERTKIQDRSSFIIRDMVNVYPDTLVWIADFTYSFNEPLTNMYFWHPAYDNYPVVGVSWKQATAFSIWRTRYLNAALRASGQPGVHDYRLPIESEWEFAARGGLDHSMYPWGGYYTRNKEGCFLANFKPLRGNYIDDGGSTTLPVGTYQPNEYGLYDMAGNVAEWTSNAFDESAYVFSHDLNPDYKYNALPDDPPVLKRKVIRGGSWKDIAYYLQNGVRTYEYQDSAKSYIGFRCVRSYLGSN, from the coding sequence ATGAAAAAGCTGATTTCATTAGGTTTCGTTTTAGCTGTACTAATAATAAGTAGTTGTAGTAACTACAAGACTGGAGAGCTTACGGGGGTGCCGGGCAGAGCTCGTTATTTCGAGCCAGATCCTTTTGGTATGGTCTTTATTCCCCAGGGTAGCTTTACCATGGGTATTAACGACCAGAGTGTTCCCTGGGCACAAAACGATTATACCCGCACAGTTACAGTAGATCCTTTCTGGATGGATGAAACGGAAATCACCAACAACGAATACCGGCAGTTTGTATACTGGGTTCGCGACTCAATTATGCGTCGGATGTTAGGTGAACAAATTGACGATTTCGTCATTTCCGAAGATGCCTTAGGAAATCCCATAGAGCCACCCTCAATTAATTGGGAAGTTCGGATTGACTTTGGTGACGAAGAAATCAGCGAAATTCTCAGCGAAATGTTTTATCCTAACGAAGAGAGATTTTTCAATGCAAAGGAATACGATACCCGTAAATTGCTTTACGAATATTTTTGGATTGATCTGAAACAAGCTGCTGCCCGTGGTAATCGTTTTAATTTCTCTACAAAGGAATACGATGGTTATGTGACCAATTCCGATGGAGAAAGAACTAAAATTCAGGATCGCTCAAGCTTTATCATTCGTGATATGGTTAATGTATATCCCGATACCCTGGTTTGGATTGCAGATTTTACCTATTCTTTCAACGAACCACTTACCAACATGTATTTCTGGCATCCTGCTTATGACAATTACCCGGTTGTAGGTGTTAGCTGGAAACAAGCAACTGCTTTCTCAATCTGGAGAACACGCTACTTAAACGCTGCCCTTAGGGCAAGTGGTCAGCCTGGTGTGCACGATTATCGTCTTCCCATCGAATCGGAATGGGAGTTTGCTGCCCGCGGTGGCCTCGACCATTCTATGTATCCATGGGGAGGTTATTATACACGTAACAAAGAAGGCTGTTTCTTAGCCAACTTCAAACCACTTCGTGGTAACTACATCGACGATGGAGGATCTACCACCCTTCCGGTTGGTACCTATCAGCCAAACGAGTATGGACTTTACGATATGGCAGGAAACGTTGCTGAATGGACTTCAAATGCTTTTGACGAATCAGCATACGTATTTAGCCATGACTTAAATCCTGATTACAAATACAATGCCCTTCCCGATGATCCTCCTGTATTAAAACGTAAGGTTATTCGCGGTGGTTCCTGGAAAGACATTGCTTATTATCTGCAAAACGGTGTGCGCACTTATGAATACCAGGATAGTGCCAAATCGTATATCGGTTTCCGCTGTGTACGTTCATACCTGGGTAGCAACTAG
- the gldL gene encoding gliding motility protein GldL, protein MNISDLVQSDGWRKFMAKLYGMGASVVIIGALFKINHWPGGSLVITLGLITEAIIFFFSAFEPLHEELDWTLVYPELAGMSDPDEIENFQQNVFETGGRKIESIEDVLGAAGVDNEAMKKLGENFSRLNKSAESLADLSGATVATKQFVSNLETAASSVGSLHETYNSSAASIKQSATNLSGAYLETADSIRKSGGEIALSYQQIADTIKSGHSSIASGSQEYEKQLSLLSQNLSSLNQVYQSQIKETSEQMKGSKDLYSGLHDMISNLKASVEETNKYKEEVSKLKDSISSLNTIYGNMLHAMGSTKPKN, encoded by the coding sequence ATGAATATATCCGATCTGGTTCAGAGTGATGGTTGGAGAAAGTTTATGGCCAAACTCTATGGTATGGGTGCCTCTGTGGTTATTATTGGAGCACTGTTTAAAATTAACCACTGGCCCGGAGGGTCTCTCGTAATTACGCTGGGGCTTATAACGGAAGCAATCATCTTCTTCTTCTCTGCCTTTGAACCGTTGCATGAAGAGCTTGATTGGACTTTGGTATACCCCGAACTGGCTGGTATGTCCGATCCGGATGAAATAGAGAATTTCCAGCAAAATGTATTCGAAACGGGTGGCCGTAAAATTGAAAGTATCGAAGACGTTTTAGGTGCTGCAGGTGTGGATAATGAGGCCATGAAGAAGCTGGGCGAAAACTTTTCCAGGTTGAACAAAAGTGCTGAATCACTTGCAGATTTATCTGGAGCTACAGTGGCTACAAAACAGTTTGTAAGTAACCTCGAAACTGCCGCCAGTTCGGTAGGTTCGCTCCACGAAACCTATAACTCCAGTGCAGCCAGTATAAAACAATCAGCCACGAACCTTTCTGGTGCTTACCTCGAAACTGCTGACTCTATTCGTAAATCCGGCGGCGAAATTGCACTTTCTTATCAGCAAATTGCCGATACTATTAAATCGGGTCATTCTTCTATCGCCTCTGGCAGTCAGGAATACGAAAAGCAATTGTCGCTGCTGAGCCAGAACCTTTCAAGTTTAAACCAGGTTTATCAATCGCAGATAAAAGAAACGAGTGAACAAATGAAAGGATCAAAGGATCTTTACAGTGGTTTGCACGACATGATTTCGAACCTTAAGGCTTCGGTAGAAGAAACAAATAAATACAAAGAAGAGGTTTCGAAACTGAAAGACAGCATTTCTTCTCTGAACACAATCTATGGTAACATGCTGCATGCCATGGGTTCAACAAAACCAAAAAACTAA
- the gldM gene encoding gliding motility protein GldM, which produces MGHGKETPRQKMIGMMYLVLMALLALNVSNEVLNAFAVLDSGLTATKSTLEQTNGQVMTNFDEQFMINQSKVAKWYDLAKQVQERSNAIVTFIQEKKIEIIKEADGEDAEAVEGDHINGDLIKGKDMTDVPAFIMIGDNNDKAGAELRKMIEDFRGFLMANVLGEDASEKVINSIMSSLDTEDGVDHKSGEKIPWERAHFEHLPLSGVVVIMSGLQINVRNAESEALRYLYTNIDKGSFKFNNLSATVIPNTNYLIRGNEYNAEIFLAASDTTATPKIFINEGRNPYDSTLNPDGITYDYTMKPGYTEVDVAKSGKGIYKFTGAGLGERAWGGIIEITGPDGNKITRSFKRSVMVAEGSVVVSPTKMNVFYIGVDNPVDVSVAGVMPEKVSINVSNAQADRSSGSSTYIVKPKRPGNCWVEVYADMGQGKKLVGKKEFRVKKVPNPVAKVNDKTGGAITKSVLLAQIGVAAEMENFDFDLKFTVTEFTVSTTIQGFLQEATSNNYKFTKDQKAIINNLSRGQRVYIQDIKAVGPDGSTRDLSTISFILN; this is translated from the coding sequence ATGGGCCACGGAAAAGAGACTCCCAGACAGAAAATGATTGGTATGATGTATTTGGTGCTAATGGCCCTGTTAGCATTGAATGTGTCGAACGAAGTATTAAACGCTTTTGCTGTGCTGGATAGTGGATTAACAGCCACTAAATCAACCCTTGAGCAGACTAATGGCCAGGTGATGACCAACTTTGACGAGCAATTTATGATCAATCAGTCAAAAGTGGCAAAATGGTACGATTTGGCAAAACAAGTGCAGGAACGATCCAATGCTATTGTCACTTTTATTCAGGAAAAGAAAATAGAGATAATTAAAGAGGCCGATGGTGAAGATGCTGAAGCGGTTGAGGGCGATCACATAAACGGAGACTTGATTAAAGGAAAGGATATGACTGATGTTCCTGCTTTTATTATGATTGGTGACAATAATGATAAAGCAGGTGCGGAATTACGCAAAATGATTGAAGATTTCAGGGGCTTTTTAATGGCCAATGTGTTGGGAGAAGATGCCAGTGAAAAGGTCATTAATTCTATCATGAGTAGTTTAGATACCGAAGATGGAGTTGATCATAAAAGTGGCGAGAAAATTCCATGGGAAAGGGCTCATTTCGAGCATCTTCCTCTTTCGGGTGTAGTTGTAATTATGTCTGGGTTGCAAATTAATGTGCGCAATGCCGAGTCGGAAGCTTTACGTTACCTTTATACCAACATCGACAAAGGTTCCTTTAAGTTTAATAACCTGAGTGCAACAGTAATACCTAATACCAACTACCTGATCAGGGGCAATGAATACAATGCTGAAATTTTCCTTGCAGCAAGTGATACTACCGCTACACCTAAGATTTTTATCAACGAGGGTCGTAATCCTTATGATTCGACCTTAAACCCTGATGGAATTACCTATGATTATACTATGAAACCCGGATATACAGAGGTGGATGTAGCAAAATCAGGTAAGGGAATTTACAAATTCACAGGGGCTGGCTTAGGTGAAAGAGCATGGGGAGGTATTATAGAGATTACCGGACCGGATGGAAATAAAATTACACGGTCCTTCAAGCGCTCTGTGATGGTAGCAGAAGGATCGGTTGTAGTTTCACCCACCAAGATGAACGTTTTTTACATTGGTGTCGATAACCCTGTCGATGTTTCGGTAGCAGGCGTTATGCCCGAGAAGGTATCGATTAATGTGAGTAATGCTCAGGCCGATAGATCTTCTGGCAGCAGCACCTATATCGTTAAACCAAAGCGTCCGGGTAACTGTTGGGTAGAAGTTTATGCCGACATGGGACAAGGGAAAAAACTGGTTGGCAAAAAAGAATTCAGGGTTAAGAAAGTGCCTAACCCTGTGGCTAAAGTGAATGATAAAACAGGTGGTGCAATCACTAAATCTGTTTTATTGGCACAAATCGGAGTAGCTGCAGAAATGGAAAATTTCGATTTCGACCTTAAGTTTACCGTTACTGAGTTTACGGTTTCAACTACCATTCAGGGGTTCCTTCAGGAAGCTACTTCGAACAATTACAAATTTACCAAAGATCAAAAGGCAATTATTAATAATTTATCCCGCGGTCAGAGGGTTTATATACAAGACATTAAGGCTGTAGGTCCCGATGGCTCGACACGCGATTTATCCACTATTTCATTTATTTTGAATTAA